In Lates calcarifer isolate ASB-BC8 unplaced genomic scaffold, TLL_Latcal_v3 _unitig_1851_quiver_1419, whole genome shotgun sequence, one DNA window encodes the following:
- the LOC108891001 gene encoding collagen alpha-1(VIII) chain-like, whose translation MAELEARVKACEQKIAELTEKEKTIVAFSAVADHGGVHEASNKPMPLVFNKLITNIGGGYNKSTGVFVAHVAGVYCFILSYHAGGNKYANVSLYKNEDLIVTTSNKEPSKDPTNNGGNAVVLELKEKDHVYVRMGENSHVWAGGYHTTFSGFLVSQMRELTPEK comes from the exons ATGGCAGAACTGGAAGCCAGAGTGAAGGCCTGCGAACAGAAGATTGCAGAACTGACAGAAAAAG agaAAACCATTGTGGCATTCAGCGCCGTGGCAGATCATGGTGGAGTCCATGAAGCCTCCAACAAACCGATGCCTCTGGTTTTCAACAAGCTGATTACAAACATTGGTGGTGGCTACAATAAATCTACAG gtgtgtttgttgcacATGTTGCAGGTGTTTACTGTTTCATCCTCTCCTACCACGCTGGAGGAAACAAATATGCAAACGTGTCACTGTACAAGAACGAAGACCTGATTGTTACTACATCTAATAAGGAACCCTCCAAAGACCCAACTAACAATGGAGGAAATGCAGTGGTCCTGGAGCTGAAGGAAAAGGACCATGTGTATGTTCGCATGGGTGAAAATTCTCATGTTTGGGCAGGAGGCTACCACACCACCTTCAGCGGTTTTCTGGTCAGTCAAATGAGAGAATTGACCCCAGAAAAATGA